From the Sphingomonas aliaeris genome, one window contains:
- a CDS encoding multidrug effflux MFS transporter, protein MQLREFVAFVAALMAVNALGVDLMLPALADIGTQLGIATANHRQWIITAYMLGFGTGQLVYGPLADRFGRKPILIVTLAGFVAASIFAAGSQTFAALLGARVLQGLMSASTRVLAVAIVRDRFSGRQMARTLSVAQMIFFLVPIMAPSLGQVLLHFGPWRFIFYALAAFAAFVLSWSLFRLSESLPIERRTPLSLASIRDSYTQTLTNRFSAGYAVAASMTFGAIIAFVASAQQIFVDEFHAGERFTVLFAVCAFSMGCASFANSRLVERLGTRLISQSAVIALIALSVLHIVVIASGREALWTYMLFQALSMTCIGLCGSNFGAMAMEPVGHIAGTASSIQGFITSVGAVIVGSLIGQSYDGTTYPLAIGYLAIGLAVLAIVYWIEGGKLFHAHHRAA, encoded by the coding sequence ATGCAGCTGCGCGAATTCGTCGCGTTCGTCGCCGCATTGATGGCGGTCAACGCGCTGGGCGTCGACCTGATGCTGCCCGCGCTGGCCGATATCGGCACGCAACTGGGCATCGCGACCGCGAACCACCGCCAATGGATCATCACTGCCTATATGCTCGGCTTCGGCACCGGACAGCTGGTCTACGGACCGCTTGCCGACCGGTTCGGGCGCAAGCCGATTCTGATCGTCACGCTGGCGGGCTTCGTCGCGGCGAGCATCTTCGCCGCCGGGTCGCAGACCTTCGCCGCGCTGCTCGGCGCGCGCGTGTTGCAGGGATTGATGTCGGCCTCGACGCGCGTGCTCGCCGTGGCGATCGTGCGCGACCGTTTTTCCGGACGACAGATGGCGCGGACCCTGTCGGTCGCGCAGATGATCTTCTTCCTGGTGCCGATCATGGCGCCGAGTCTGGGACAGGTGTTGCTGCACTTCGGCCCGTGGCGGTTCATCTTCTACGCGCTCGCCGCCTTTGCCGCGTTTGTGCTGAGCTGGTCGCTGTTCCGCTTAAGTGAATCGCTGCCGATCGAGCGGCGCACGCCATTGTCGCTGGCATCGATCCGCGACTCCTATACGCAGACGCTGACCAACCGGTTTTCGGCGGGCTATGCGGTCGCGGCGTCGATGACGTTCGGCGCGATCATTGCGTTCGTCGCATCGGCGCAACAGATCTTCGTCGACGAATTCCATGCTGGCGAACGGTTCACCGTCCTGTTCGCGGTCTGCGCCTTTTCGATGGGGTGCGCGTCGTTCGCCAACAGCCGGCTGGTCGAGCGGCTCGGCACGCGGCTGATCTCGCAAAGCGCGGTCATTGCGCTGATCGCCCTGTCGGTGCTGCATATCGTCGTGATCGCTTCCGGCCGCGAAGCCTTGTGGACCTATATGCTGTTCCAGGCGCTCAGCATGACCTGTATCGGGCTATGCGGATCGAATTTCGGCGCGATGGCGATGGAACCGGTTGGTCACATCGCCGGGACCGCATCGTCGATCCAGGGGTTCATCACCAGCGTCGGTGCGGTGATCGTCGGGTCGCTGATCGGCCAATCCTATGACGGGACGACTTATCCGCTGGCGATCGGATACCTCGCGATCGGTCTGGCGGTTCTCGCGATCGTCTACTGGATCGAGGGCGGCAAGCTGTTCCACGCGCATCATCGCGCGGCGTAA
- a CDS encoding metallophosphoesterase, producing MPSLLVIARWLWPLSMPLWGKGVIALLLLFASQYHYWSRLSSGSVFAPEFPRAVVILFNWAFGVIIFLAVLQILLDLGTLIGVAIRHGAIGVPDGVRYAIGGVAAILSAIAVANALRVPPIKDVDVAIAGLPAQFDGYRVLQLTDLHISRLFTARWATAVVDRANASGADLIVVTGDFIDGPVEMRRADIAPLAKLRAPDGVYAIPGNHEYFFDYAEWMRHLKDLGFRMLPNMHAVVIRDGARIVLAGVTDLSASAHGQAGPDLAAALARAPDDAPVILLDHQPRNARDAAKRGVALQLSGHTHGGMIVGLDRLVANGNGGFVSGRYDVGGMTLYVSNGTALWPGFALRLGRPSELTRITLRAAR from the coding sequence GTGCCCAGCCTGCTCGTGATCGCGCGGTGGCTGTGGCCGCTGTCCATGCCGCTATGGGGCAAGGGCGTCATCGCGCTGCTGCTGCTGTTCGCGTCGCAATACCATTATTGGAGCCGCCTTTCGTCGGGTTCGGTCTTCGCGCCCGAATTCCCGCGCGCGGTCGTGATCCTGTTCAACTGGGCGTTCGGGGTGATCATCTTCCTCGCGGTGCTCCAGATCCTGCTCGACCTGGGAACGCTGATCGGGGTCGCGATCCGGCATGGAGCGATCGGCGTGCCGGATGGGGTTCGCTACGCCATCGGCGGCGTCGCGGCGATCCTGTCCGCAATAGCCGTCGCCAACGCATTGCGGGTTCCGCCGATCAAGGATGTCGATGTCGCTATTGCGGGGCTTCCGGCGCAGTTCGACGGCTATCGTGTGCTGCAACTCACCGACTTGCATATCAGCCGGCTGTTCACCGCACGCTGGGCGACGGCGGTGGTCGATCGCGCCAATGCGTCCGGCGCCGACCTGATCGTCGTCACGGGCGACTTTATCGACGGTCCGGTCGAGATGCGCCGCGCGGACATCGCACCACTGGCGAAATTGCGCGCGCCCGATGGCGTCTATGCGATCCCGGGAAACCACGAATATTTCTTCGATTATGCCGAATGGATGCGGCATCTGAAGGATCTCGGATTCCGGATGTTGCCCAATATGCATGCGGTGGTGATCCGTGACGGAGCGCGCATCGTCCTGGCCGGAGTGACGGATCTGTCCGCCTCGGCGCACGGACAGGCCGGCCCCGATCTCGCCGCGGCGTTGGCGCGCGCACCCGACGATGCCCCGGTGATCCTGCTGGATCACCAGCCGCGAAACGCGCGCGACGCGGCAAAGCGCGGCGTCGCGCTCCAGCTTTCCGGCCACACGCATGGCGGGATGATCGTCGGGCTCGATCGGCTGGTGGCGAACGGGAATGGGGGGTTCGTATCGGGGCGGTACGATGTCGGGGGGATGACGCTGTATGTCAGCAACGGCACCGCCTTGTGGCCGGGCTTCGCGCTGCGGCTCGGCCGGCCGTCCGAACTGACACGGATCACCCTGCGCGCGGCACGCTGA
- a CDS encoding DUF1440 domain-containing protein: protein MSDLPVLLLLGAVCGLIASAVMELYQTVASKPFGQNGGGESSTSKAADDLDRTLTGHKVPKGGRASAGRLVHYGTGLVLGMIYVVAAAWKPDVTILFGVAFGIVTAIVFDYIAVPAFGWGAPAWKTSLSTHLYGLTAHIVFGASIEAARRIGFLLF, encoded by the coding sequence ATGTCAGACCTGCCCGTTTTGCTCTTATTGGGCGCCGTCTGCGGGTTGATCGCCTCCGCCGTCATGGAACTGTACCAGACCGTCGCTTCGAAGCCGTTCGGCCAGAACGGCGGTGGGGAATCGTCGACCAGCAAGGCAGCGGATGACCTCGACCGGACACTGACGGGCCATAAAGTGCCGAAAGGCGGCCGCGCGTCTGCGGGCCGGCTGGTGCATTACGGCACCGGGCTGGTTCTGGGCATGATCTACGTCGTGGCGGCAGCGTGGAAACCGGACGTCACGATCCTGTTCGGCGTCGCGTTCGGCATCGTCACCGCGATCGTCTTCGACTACATCGCCGTGCCGGCGTTCGGCTGGGGCGCACCCGCATGGAAGACGTCGCTTTCGACCCATCTTTACGGCCTGACCGCGCATATCGTTTTCGGCGCGAGCATCGAAGCCGCACGGCGGATCGGATTTCTTCTGTTCTAG